In Aquimarina spinulae, a single window of DNA contains:
- a CDS encoding GIN domain-containing protein gives MDLRIKKSILIVALLSLSISIFAQKKPKIKGNRIIKELTKDIPETFNTIEIDDELEIILNQNDQNGYYLKTDENLIDIVQFKVTDSVLKIYTTNRIVRSRKLEISLNVKEIEHIILKNDAKIKSDKKLFSEKLFITGYDSSYLDLDVKADDVRVTLYDKVKGKIKIKSKNVAITMNGKTDFKAYVITDKIKVAMTKAAELNMDGDTDYASFDVKDSSKLKAKKMKTSSTDLNTYNSADVYVYAKRNLELYAQGKSIVYVYGNPELDVKTLTDRTKIIKK, from the coding sequence ATGGACCTTAGAATAAAAAAATCAATACTTATAGTTGCTTTGTTATCCCTTAGTATATCCATTTTTGCACAAAAAAAGCCAAAGATTAAAGGAAACAGGATTATAAAAGAACTTACCAAAGATATTCCTGAAACATTTAATACTATCGAAATTGATGACGAATTAGAAATAATTTTAAATCAAAACGATCAAAATGGATATTACCTAAAAACTGATGAAAACCTAATTGATATCGTTCAGTTTAAAGTAACAGATAGTGTATTAAAAATATATACGACCAATAGAATTGTGAGAAGTAGAAAACTAGAAATTAGTTTAAATGTAAAAGAGATAGAGCATATTATACTTAAAAATGATGCTAAAATAAAAAGTGATAAAAAATTATTTTCTGAAAAATTATTTATCACTGGCTATGATTCTAGTTATTTGGATTTGGATGTAAAAGCAGATGATGTTAGAGTTACGTTATATGACAAAGTGAAGGGGAAAATTAAAATCAAATCAAAAAATGTAGCAATTACTATGAATGGCAAAACAGATTTTAAAGCATATGTCATTACAGATAAAATAAAAGTTGCCATGACCAAAGCTGCCGAATTAAATATGGATGGAGATACAGATTATGCTTCTTTTGATGTTAAAGATTCATCGAAACTTAAGGCAAAAAAAATGAAAACTTCTTCTACAGACCTAAATACTTATAATTCTGCAGATGTATATGTATATGCTAAAAGAAATTTAGAGCTTTATGCACAAGGAAAAAGTATAGTGTATGTATATGGTAATCCCGAATTAGATGTTAAAACCCTTACTGATCGGACTAAAATCATAAAAAAGTAA
- a CDS encoding acyl-CoA thioesterase, which yields MKSEIFELHFTVPKSAIDEMDHVNNVVYLQWVQDVAKKHWESRTNEDIRNTYVWVVLNHYIEYHSPAFENDEVTLQTWIDNYRGVRSERHTKIINTITQKVLVSAKTSWCFLHKETLRPARIPDEITSLFL from the coding sequence ATGAAATCCGAAATTTTTGAATTGCATTTTACGGTTCCAAAATCAGCAATAGATGAGATGGATCATGTAAATAATGTAGTATATCTACAATGGGTACAAGATGTTGCTAAAAAGCATTGGGAATCCAGAACCAATGAAGATATTAGGAATACTTATGTTTGGGTAGTTCTTAATCATTATATAGAATATCATAGCCCTGCTTTTGAAAATGATGAAGTCACGCTACAAACCTGGATCGATAATTACAGAGGTGTTAGGAGTGAGCGTCATACTAAAATTATAAATACAATCACTCAAAAGGTATTAGTTTCTGCTAAGACAAGTTGGTGTTTTTTACACAAAGAAACACTAAGGCCGGCAAGGATCCCAGATGAAATCACTTCTCTGTTTCTTTAA
- the mgtE gene encoding magnesium transporter, producing MQFEVSNELIEQVRRLIREEGDTRLREMLSEIHFADVAEIISELGLSEATYLIKLLDSEKTSEALMELEEDFRERILENLSAKEIAEELEEMDTDDAADIVAELPDDRAEKVIAEIEDEKRAEDIKELLTYDEDTAGGLMAKELVMVKETWTVAGCVREMRRQAENVTRVHSIYVVDKDEKLKGRLSLKDLLTASAKTHISEVYIPKVDSVDVDTEGEEVARIMQKYDLEAIPVVDKENVLVGRVTIDDIVDFIKDEAEKDYQLAAGISQDVEADDNVWELTRARLPWLILGLFGGLGSVFIMQGFEGVMTNPRIRDLFFYTPLIAAMAGNVGVQSSAIIVQGLANNVVKGSLLSRLLKEVSLSLINGSALALLIIVFGFIMKYELSFSLTIAAALMSVIIVAALIGTFVPIILDKRGIDPAIATGPFITTSNDIFGIFLFFYIAKLILGF from the coding sequence ATGCAATTTGAAGTTTCTAATGAGTTAATCGAACAGGTACGACGCCTTATCCGTGAAGAAGGTGATACTCGTCTGCGCGAAATGCTTAGTGAAATTCATTTTGCAGATGTTGCAGAAATCATTAGTGAACTTGGCTTATCTGAAGCTACCTACCTTATTAAATTATTAGATAGCGAAAAAACATCTGAAGCTCTTATGGAGCTCGAAGAAGATTTTCGTGAACGTATTCTGGAGAATCTTTCTGCAAAAGAAATTGCAGAAGAGTTAGAAGAAATGGATACTGATGATGCTGCTGATATTGTTGCCGAGCTTCCTGATGATCGTGCAGAAAAAGTAATTGCAGAGATAGAGGATGAAAAACGTGCAGAAGATATTAAAGAGCTTCTCACCTATGATGAAGATACTGCAGGTGGACTAATGGCAAAAGAGCTTGTAATGGTAAAAGAGACCTGGACCGTAGCTGGTTGTGTAAGAGAAATGCGGCGACAGGCAGAAAATGTTACTCGGGTACATTCTATTTACGTTGTAGATAAAGATGAAAAGTTAAAAGGCAGACTATCTCTTAAGGATTTACTTACTGCCTCTGCAAAAACTCATATTAGCGAAGTATATATCCCTAAAGTAGATTCTGTAGATGTAGATACCGAAGGAGAAGAAGTAGCTCGTATTATGCAAAAATATGATCTTGAAGCAATCCCTGTAGTAGACAAAGAAAATGTATTGGTTGGTCGAGTGACTATAGATGATATTGTAGATTTTATTAAGGATGAGGCTGAGAAAGATTATCAATTAGCTGCGGGTATTTCTCAAGATGTAGAAGCAGATGATAATGTATGGGAACTTACCAGAGCACGATTACCCTGGTTGATTTTAGGCCTTTTTGGAGGATTAGGAAGTGTATTCATCATGCAGGGCTTTGAAGGTGTAATGACCAATCCAAGAATTAGAGATTTATTTTTTTATACACCACTAATTGCTGCCATGGCAGGAAATGTTGGTGTTCAATCCTCTGCAATTATAGTACAAGGGTTGGCAAATAATGTAGTAAAAGGAAGTTTATTAAGTCGATTATTAAAAGAAGTGAGCCTTAGTTTAATTAATGGTTCTGCATTAGCACTACTTATTATTGTTTTTGGTTTTATTATGAAGTATGAACTCTCGTTTAGTTTAACAATAGCAGCAGCACTTATGAGTGTTATTATCGTAGCAGCGCTTATCGGTACTTTTGTTCCTATTATTCTGGATAAAAGAGGTATTGATCCTGCAATTGCTACAGGTCCCTTTATCACAACAAGTAATGATATTTTTGGGATCTTCTTATTCTTTTATATAGCAAAACTTATTTTAGGATTTTAG
- the rsmA gene encoding 16S rRNA (adenine(1518)-N(6)/adenine(1519)-N(6))-dimethyltransferase RsmA: MGKPKKNKKYNSNPKSSFEKTAVKAKKHLGQHFLKDENIAKKIGDTLTLQGYKNVVEIGPGMGVLTKYILQKDIDVIAMDLDRESIEYLNTNFHLEHTEALRGNTTFRVIEADFLKYDLNLLFTKEQFAITGNFPYNISTQIVFKTLENKDRIPEFTGMFQKEVAQRICEKAGSKAYGILSVLTQAFYDAEYLFTVPPDVFNPPPKVDSGVLRLIRKNEYSLPCDEKLFFRVVKTAFGQRRKTLRNSLKTFELNDEIKTLEILTKRPEQLSVEQFIELTLLIEKQQVK; encoded by the coding sequence ATGGGTAAACCAAAAAAAAATAAAAAATATAATTCTAATCCTAAATCTTCTTTCGAAAAAACTGCAGTAAAGGCAAAAAAACACCTAGGGCAACATTTTCTAAAGGATGAGAATATTGCCAAAAAGATTGGTGACACTCTTACTTTGCAAGGCTATAAAAATGTTGTTGAAATTGGCCCGGGAATGGGAGTTCTTACCAAATATATTCTTCAAAAAGATATCGATGTTATCGCTATGGATCTAGACAGGGAGTCTATCGAATATCTTAACACTAATTTTCATCTCGAGCATACAGAAGCATTAAGAGGAAATACTACATTTCGGGTAATAGAGGCAGATTTTCTGAAATATGACCTAAATCTGTTATTTACCAAAGAGCAATTTGCAATAACGGGTAATTTTCCATACAATATTTCTACACAAATTGTTTTTAAAACATTAGAAAACAAAGATCGAATTCCTGAATTTACGGGGATGTTTCAAAAAGAAGTTGCCCAACGTATTTGCGAAAAAGCGGGTAGTAAAGCCTACGGTATTCTTTCGGTGCTTACACAAGCTTTTTATGATGCCGAATATCTATTTACTGTTCCTCCCGATGTTTTTAATCCTCCTCCTAAGGTAGATAGTGGGGTATTGCGATTGATTAGAAAAAATGAATATTCTCTACCTTGTGATGAAAAATTATTTTTCAGAGTGGTCAAAACTGCTTTTGGACAACGTCGTAAAACCCTAAGAAATAGTCTTAAAACTTTTGAATTGAATGATGAGATCAAAACATTAGAAATCCTGACTAAACGTCCCGAACAATTGTCTGTTGAACAATTTATAGAATTAACGTTATTAATTGAAAAACAACAGGTTAAGTGA
- a CDS encoding DUF4286 family protein, translated as MYIYNVTINIEETIHDEWLEWMREEHIPDMLSTGKFSKALMTKVLVEEEMGGITYSVQYTTSNKETLQKYYDEDADRLRSKSNRFTGKFVAFRTELEIVSERNG; from the coding sequence ATGTACATATATAACGTTACCATAAATATAGAAGAAACTATCCATGATGAATGGTTAGAGTGGATGAGAGAAGAGCATATACCTGATATGCTTTCTACAGGAAAATTTAGTAAAGCATTAATGACCAAAGTATTGGTAGAAGAAGAAATGGGAGGTATCACCTATTCTGTACAATATACGACAAGTAATAAAGAAACTTTACAAAAATACTATGATGAGGATGCGGATCGTCTTAGGTCAAAATCTAATCGTTTTACTGGTAAATTTGTAGCGTTTAGAACAGAGTTAGAAATTGTAAGTGAACGGAATGGGTAA
- a CDS encoding tetratricopeptide repeat protein translates to MRFIFFYIALFFTFSTIAQSEQLAKNYIQQGQYEKALSIYQKLYTKNPNRINYLLGLVESHQQLEHFDKAEGILKKRIEKVPNNAQILVELGHHYDLQGKTELARTYYNKAIETYDNNNANHAYSLAQTFEKYSLLDEAALIYEKGMKNNPRANFNVQLAKIYGEQGKLEKMFDSYLALLRLQPNYINIVQRNFSDYITDTPTSEANVIFRKLLIKKLQQNPDILYNEMLSWLFVQQKEFKKAFIQEKAIYKRKQESPEGIIDLARIAISEKDIKSAVEILNYILETPASKDMKLTAHKIILKAKVDNASKKEHKTIITQYNTVFEEYGKGRETIGLQIDYSHFLAFNQDKKQEAILFLKDILDREPLSRFQSSRIKMKIADILVLDQKFNQALIYYTQVQNALKNNFLAQDARFKVAKTSYYKGDFAWAQTQLDVLKSSTSQLIANDAMELSLIISDNSLEDSTQTALKIFAKADLLAFQNKNQDAITMYEIILTQHKGEKIEDEAFLRQAKLFEKEKQFEKAKINYLKIIEFYNDDILVDDAYYWLAELYVNELGEPEKAKELYEKIIFNHADSIYFVEARKKYRTLRGDAIN, encoded by the coding sequence ATGCGCTTTATCTTTTTCTATATTGCCCTGTTCTTTACTTTTTCGACAATTGCGCAGTCGGAACAGTTGGCAAAAAACTATATCCAACAGGGACAATACGAAAAAGCACTTTCTATCTATCAAAAATTATATACCAAAAACCCAAACCGAATTAATTATTTATTAGGGTTAGTAGAATCTCACCAACAATTAGAACATTTTGATAAAGCTGAGGGTATTCTAAAAAAGAGAATTGAGAAAGTTCCAAATAATGCCCAAATTCTAGTCGAATTAGGACATCATTATGATCTACAAGGTAAAACAGAGCTAGCTCGCACATACTACAATAAGGCCATAGAAACTTATGATAACAATAATGCGAATCATGCCTATTCTCTTGCTCAAACTTTTGAAAAATATAGCCTGTTAGATGAAGCAGCTTTAATTTATGAAAAAGGGATGAAAAATAATCCCAGGGCAAACTTTAATGTACAATTAGCCAAAATTTATGGAGAACAGGGAAAACTCGAAAAAATGTTCGATAGTTACTTGGCACTATTGCGATTACAACCTAATTATATAAATATTGTACAACGAAATTTTAGTGACTACATAACAGATACCCCAACAAGTGAGGCAAATGTTATATTTAGAAAATTATTGATTAAAAAACTTCAGCAGAATCCTGATATCTTATACAACGAAATGCTAAGCTGGCTTTTTGTACAACAAAAGGAATTTAAAAAAGCATTTATACAGGAAAAAGCAATATACAAACGTAAACAGGAAAGCCCAGAAGGAATTATAGATCTGGCCAGAATTGCTATTTCGGAAAAAGACATTAAATCTGCGGTAGAAATTCTAAATTATATTCTAGAAACGCCTGCTTCAAAAGATATGAAGCTTACTGCTCATAAAATTATCCTGAAAGCAAAAGTAGATAATGCTTCCAAAAAAGAACATAAAACTATTATAACACAGTATAATACTGTATTTGAGGAATATGGAAAAGGCAGAGAAACTATAGGGTTACAAATTGATTATTCACATTTTCTAGCATTTAATCAGGATAAAAAGCAGGAAGCTATTCTGTTTTTAAAAGATATACTGGATAGAGAACCCTTATCAAGGTTTCAGTCTTCCAGAATAAAAATGAAAATTGCAGACATCCTGGTATTGGATCAAAAATTTAATCAGGCGTTAATTTACTATACCCAGGTGCAAAATGCTTTAAAAAATAATTTCCTAGCACAAGATGCCAGGTTTAAAGTCGCAAAAACCAGCTATTACAAAGGGGATTTTGCATGGGCACAAACACAGCTCGATGTACTAAAATCTTCTACCTCTCAATTGATTGCAAATGATGCCATGGAGTTAAGTCTAATTATCAGTGATAATTCTCTTGAAGACTCTACTCAAACTGCTTTAAAGATTTTTGCAAAAGCCGATCTATTAGCTTTTCAGAATAAAAATCAGGATGCAATTACGATGTATGAAATTATTTTAACTCAACATAAAGGTGAAAAAATTGAGGATGAAGCTTTTTTACGCCAGGCAAAGCTATTTGAAAAAGAAAAGCAATTCGAAAAAGCTAAAATCAACTATCTAAAAATTATCGAATTTTATAACGATGATATTCTTGTTGATGATGCTTATTATTGGCTAGCCGAACTCTATGTAAATGAGTTGGGAGAGCCTGAAAAAGCTAAAGAATTATACGAAAAGATAATTTTTAATCATGCTGATAGTATTTATTTTGTAGAAGCACGAAAAAAATACAGAACCCTAAGAGGAGATGCTATAAATTAA
- the serS gene encoding serine--tRNA ligase: MLVVQNIIANKEAYIKALTKRNFDAAVVLEEIIGLDESRRATQTKLDNTLADSNKFSKEIGLLFKNGEQQKANLLKEKTAQLKESSKQLSTELTDIQEKLIQLLYTIPNVPHDTVPNGQSDEDNEEVFREGDIPVLEEGALPHWELAKKYDIIDFELGVKITGAGFPVYKGKGARLQRALISYFLDKNTDAGYKEFQVPHLVNEASGYGTGQLPDKEGQMYHVTGDDLYLIPTAEVPVTNMFRDELLQESDLPICCTGYTPCFRREAGSYGAHVRGLNRLHQFDKVEIVRIETPENSYKALDGMVDHIKGILNDLQLPYRILRLCGGDIGFTSALTYDFEVFSTAQDRWLEISSVSNFESYQANRLKLRYKDANGKNQLVHTLNGSSLALPRVLAGILENYQTPNGIKIPEVLVPYCGFEYID; encoded by the coding sequence ATGTTAGTAGTACAAAACATCATAGCAAACAAAGAAGCGTATATAAAAGCTTTGACAAAAAGGAATTTTGACGCGGCTGTTGTTTTAGAAGAAATTATTGGCTTGGATGAAAGTCGACGTGCCACACAGACCAAATTAGACAATACTCTAGCAGATTCTAATAAATTCTCTAAAGAAATAGGGCTACTGTTTAAAAACGGTGAACAGCAAAAAGCAAACTTGCTAAAAGAGAAAACTGCACAACTTAAAGAAAGTTCTAAGCAACTATCAACAGAGCTCACCGATATCCAGGAGAAATTAATACAATTATTATATACAATCCCAAATGTTCCTCATGATACTGTTCCTAATGGTCAAAGTGATGAAGATAATGAAGAGGTTTTTCGTGAAGGTGATATTCCTGTCTTAGAAGAAGGTGCATTACCACATTGGGAGCTTGCCAAAAAATATGACATTATTGATTTTGAATTGGGTGTAAAAATAACGGGGGCTGGTTTTCCTGTGTATAAAGGAAAAGGTGCTCGATTACAACGTGCTTTGATTAGTTATTTTTTGGATAAAAATACTGATGCTGGATATAAAGAGTTTCAGGTACCTCATCTTGTTAATGAAGCATCGGGATATGGTACGGGACAATTACCGGATAAAGAAGGACAAATGTATCATGTAACCGGTGATGATTTATATCTTATTCCTACTGCAGAGGTTCCTGTAACCAATATGTTTAGAGATGAGCTATTACAGGAAAGTGATCTTCCTATTTGCTGTACAGGATATACCCCGTGTTTTAGACGTGAGGCAGGTTCTTATGGTGCACATGTACGTGGATTAAATCGATTGCATCAATTTGACAAAGTAGAAATTGTACGTATCGAGACCCCTGAAAATTCATACAAGGCACTTGATGGAATGGTAGATCATATAAAAGGGATTCTTAACGATTTACAATTACCGTATCGTATACTACGTCTTTGCGGTGGAGATATTGGATTTACTTCTGCACTAACATATGATTTTGAAGTTTTCTCGACAGCACAGGATCGTTGGTTAGAGATTAGTTCTGTATCTAATTTTGAATCTTATCAAGCTAATCGCTTAAAATTAAGATATAAAGATGCAAATGGAAAAAATCAATTGGTACATACACTTAACGGAAGTTCATTGGCATTACCGAGGGTACTTGCAGGTATATTAGAAAATTACCAAACTCCAAATGGTATCAAAATCCCCGAAGTACTGGTTCCTTACTGCGGATTTGAATATATAGATTAA
- a CDS encoding histidine kinase, whose product MHSYLIKGICSILLLFFFSANSQKNKKDTGYTFFGIIPNTVDTQLYSQLKNSPDITTRLQLIEKIAQIHLQAGNTDSITYYGDLLKTTVLKENITNKPLYLSIANHIIGHGKLKNGLYDGAMKHFIEGITNSPIPEMQTMHYKHQLGLGIVYLKQKKYELALPIFESCIAESRNKETIILAGKFLGDIYYYKNNSEKAKSYYFSVLEDLPDTPNKTSIEVRLKLGRIELFSDRTIKAMEYFMPAKEQAQENHFYDLYIEAVYQIGRVYYKLEDYDSAEMILNSAYVNAVQWNRLELQKRVIEMLKSLYATRGNYKNAYALMTQYVDVSNRITTKQNKKIVKELEVKYQTLQKEKEILSLKEERLLKESELERQRTIKKAFLIGFLAVLLPVVGLLFMYFQKLKTQIALNKSQEEVNTQKVYGLMKDQELNLIKATMEGQDKERQRLARELHDSVGGNLASIKLQLSNSDKTDDQEASIIKQVDETYNQVRDFSHNLIPKKFQKNPITSLIKEYINNVINGSGQQISFHPYPKNQINQISPTLTEELFKIIQELLTNCLKHAKAKNIDIYLNHHDDSIQLLFEDDGVGFESGKAVDGIGFKNIKTRLSTLSGDMFIDSVIQRGTVINIEVPIA is encoded by the coding sequence ATGCATTCATATCTAATAAAGGGAATTTGTAGCATCCTTCTGTTGTTTTTCTTTTCTGCGAATAGTCAAAAAAACAAGAAAGATACTGGTTATACTTTTTTTGGTATTATACCTAATACCGTAGATACACAGTTATATAGTCAGCTTAAAAACAGCCCTGATATTACCACGCGTCTACAGCTTATCGAAAAAATAGCTCAAATACACCTACAGGCGGGCAATACCGATTCTATAACGTATTATGGTGATCTTTTAAAAACAACAGTGCTAAAAGAAAATATCACCAACAAACCATTATATCTTTCTATAGCAAACCATATTATCGGACACGGAAAACTTAAAAACGGGCTCTATGATGGTGCGATGAAACACTTTATTGAAGGTATTACTAATTCTCCTATTCCCGAAATGCAAACTATGCATTACAAACATCAACTTGGATTGGGTATTGTATATCTAAAGCAAAAAAAATATGAACTAGCACTCCCCATTTTCGAATCTTGCATTGCAGAATCCAGGAATAAAGAAACCATAATACTGGCTGGAAAGTTTTTAGGAGATATTTATTATTATAAAAACAATAGTGAAAAGGCAAAGTCATATTATTTTTCTGTACTAGAAGATCTTCCAGATACTCCAAATAAAACATCAATAGAAGTTCGATTAAAACTTGGGAGAATCGAGCTTTTTAGTGATCGAACCATCAAAGCAATGGAGTACTTTATGCCTGCAAAAGAGCAAGCTCAAGAAAACCATTTCTATGACTTATATATAGAAGCAGTATATCAAATAGGTCGAGTATATTATAAATTAGAAGATTATGATTCGGCAGAGATGATATTAAACTCTGCATATGTAAATGCTGTACAATGGAATAGGCTAGAGTTACAAAAAAGAGTAATCGAGATGTTAAAAAGTCTTTATGCTACTCGTGGAAATTATAAAAATGCATATGCATTAATGACTCAATATGTAGATGTTTCTAATCGAATTACAACAAAACAAAATAAAAAAATTGTAAAAGAACTAGAGGTTAAATATCAAACGCTACAAAAGGAAAAAGAGATCTTATCGCTTAAAGAAGAGCGACTATTAAAAGAAAGTGAGCTTGAAAGACAACGAACTATCAAAAAAGCATTTTTAATCGGTTTTCTCGCTGTACTCCTGCCAGTAGTTGGCCTACTGTTTATGTATTTCCAGAAACTAAAGACTCAAATAGCACTCAACAAATCGCAAGAAGAGGTAAATACTCAAAAAGTATATGGGTTGATGAAGGATCAGGAATTAAATCTGATCAAAGCTACAATGGAAGGGCAAGATAAAGAAAGGCAACGTCTGGCACGAGAGTTACATGATAGTGTTGGTGGCAATCTGGCGAGTATAAAATTGCAACTTTCTAACTCGGATAAAACCGATGATCAAGAAGCTAGTATTATTAAACAAGTTGATGAGACCTATAATCAAGTAAGAGATTTTTCTCACAACCTCATTCCCAAAAAGTTTCAAAAAAATCCGATTACTTCCTTAATAAAGGAATATATAAACAATGTGATCAATGGTAGCGGGCAACAAATATCATTTCACCCATATCCCAAAAATCAGATTAACCAAATTAGTCCGACTCTTACAGAAGAATTATTTAAGATCATACAAGAACTATTAACTAATTGTCTTAAACATGCTAAAGCCAAAAATATCGATATCTATCTCAATCACCATGATGATTCGATACAACTGCTTTTTGAAGATGATGGTGTAGGTTTTGAGAGTGGAAAAGCAGTTGATGGAATTGGGTTTAAAAACATAAAAACTCGTTTGAGTACTTTATCCGGAGATATGTTCATAGACTCTGTAATTCAAAGAGGTACGGTCATTAATATAGAAGTCCCAATTGCATAA